The following coding sequences are from one Rutidosis leptorrhynchoides isolate AG116_Rl617_1_P2 chromosome 11, CSIRO_AGI_Rlap_v1, whole genome shotgun sequence window:
- the LOC139875450 gene encoding YDG domain-containing protein At5g47150-like, translating to MALVQNTDQLKTRHFNDDIHESEEISKLKMRLGVRVVRDYPQGCGIINAKGRIPFNKLKPKRPPGNIKLKFSDTKEADEKKSKEEVEVLVSEKDKTRSQEIEKAMNIFYEVYNELFLANREKEKVEKIAHWRVPGEAVKVVKSRLNWVEVGKSLGPIFGVEIGDKFRYRAQLQMIGVHCQPQSGIDYMEVSGKNVAISIVDSSKYQNDRKSSDVMKYCGQGGVRFLGSKADKLPEDQKLERGNLALKNSMVMKNVVRVIRKISEVKGGHDVFVYDGLYVVKKFEKEKDDKGKMVFMFELERVPGQPQLHELLNKK from the coding sequence ATGGCACTAGTACAGAACACTGATCAGCTGAAAACACGACATTTTAATGATGATATTCATGAGTCTGAAGAAATCAGTAAACTGAAAATGAGGTTGGGAGTTCGAGTTGTACGTGATTACCCTCAAGGTTGTGGAATCATAAACGCTAAAGGGAGGATTCCTTTCAACAAACTTAAACCAAAAAGGCCACCTGGCAACATTAAACTGAAGTTTTCGGATACTAAGGAAGCTGATGAAAAGAAATCAAAGGAGGAGGTTGAAGTTTTGGTATCAGAAAAGGATAAAACGAGAAGTCAAGAGATCGAAAAAGCAATGAATATATTTTATGAAGTTTATAATGAATTGTTCCTAGCAAACAGAGAGAAAGAAAAGGTAGAAAAAATAGCACATTGGAGGGTTCCTGGTGAGGCAGTGAAAGTAGTAAAAAGCAGGTTGAATTGGGTTGAAGTTGGAAAGAGTTTAGGTCCAATTTTTGGTGTTGAAATCGGTGATAAATTTAGGTATCGGGCCCAACTTCAAATGATTGGAGTTCACTGTCAGCCACAATCAGGGATCGATTATATGGAAGTTAGTGGGAAGAATGTGGCAATTAGTATTGTGGACTCTAGTAAGTATCAGAATGATAGGAAATCGAGTGATGTCATGAAATATTGTGGTCAAGGTGGGGTTAGGTTTTTGGGAAGTAAAGCAGATAAGTTACCTGAAGATCAAAAGCTAGAACGGGGTAATTTGGCGTTGAAAAACAGCATGGTTATGAAAAATGTGGTAAGAGTGATTAGAAAGATTAGTGAGGTGAAGGGTGGTCATGATGTTTTTGTTTATGATGGTTTGTATGTTGTAAAGAAATTTGAAAAGGAGAAAGATGATAAAGGAAAGATGGTGTTTATGTTTGAGTTGGAAAGAGTACCCGGGCAGCCTCAACTTCATGAACTTCTTAACAAGAAATAG